One segment of Anopheles stephensi strain Indian chromosome 3, UCI_ANSTEP_V1.0, whole genome shotgun sequence DNA contains the following:
- the LOC118512292 gene encoding protein furry isoform X1, whose product MQTGHRFDGRRPTRNRTMQRENTDDGMDTADNGEDIPSASSTNLASSSTESQHTSEPTNGGLNQQQNSTTHHESTGSSSVGAGGPTSDSVRSTPKLSNERASKNGSQMQLAQLAPASASGAAGLSGANSSAVDDGDTITVIERPVNIETSDASKSPLSASTTATSVRLSLLPWNSHNRSAILSGAGGAGGMATTIDMMAASDGTLRPGEIVMRTLFTDFTVQAEKKIESVLLDGSDKNLPKLLQRGEDYQFDQLLQALGSVAEHCLPSLLKALLAWHKHQICDKNIKRDLQTGASSTTHHPANKSGLDLDYQLLRREAAVEFIFCLALIEILRQFPFHPGHDDITKQIENLAFRQFKYKEGAQTAPNANDCYRIADLYAEVVGVLAQSRFSSVRKRFMTELKELRSKEPSPFTTHSIISLLMGMKFFRVKMAPIEEFEASFQFMHECAQYFLEVKDKDIKHAMAGLFVEILVPVAATVKNEVNVPCVKNFIDLLYSQTLDACTKSKHKLALFPLVTCLLCVSQKSFFLSNWHCFLAMCLSNLKNKDPKMSRVALESLYRLLWVYIIRIKCESNSATHSRLQSIVNSLFPRGSKAVVPRDTPLNIFVKIIQFIAQERLDFAMREIVFELLCVGRPIKIIMTPERMSIGLRAFMVVADSLQQKDGEPPMPRTVGVLPSGNTLRVKKTYLNKMLTEDTARSIGMSNYFPHVRRVFVDILRALDIHCGRPLMMTVIQNQNKEFDEMLTGERKPRIDLFRTCIAAVPRLTPDNMTGHELVDMLSRLTIHMDEELRGLAHQSLQTLVCDFPEWRQDVIQGFSQFLARDVVDTFPQLLDNGLRMLYAFLTVWRNLLGPGSNSNSNNNTLNTKGTGGAAVAASGQPVGGLAGVGRATNQQDLGLLKPNLPQTGVNASLNAATINSNSSGSSGISSITQTTTITAGAIGGVGTSSSSGMGGTAGTGGTSESATASSSHVPGGKKGHELPLATTMHMVEGLALVMLCNCRSQPRKFAVSILKEVKVLKKLLGIPETEPALIDVIDKCCPQVLEKCLHMLPQTDRTAMLNANVIDLQWIVDRNSGVWTTGHVEESTKASTLTLCLSQSALGQAYDPWSVCLFGFMERTRVLQHCPSVVAQAWPICYQRVTSLFNVIDPTPVSDNRASLLRSSAPTKKPPSEAQRDSLAHLWKNQVALAMRLIPQMPSVAVRCASPDLSLSLHDQSDSRSLSDSLDNIPSSVFGPEGIVTRFTLPLSYGRKDARHKRQGSSPDSLSADRSDKSSGTTASPVALYKLVIPLLRCEVVDIRDAAVNALGMINHDALKDLMEELVVYIREAIDRKQENMRRRRRRDALRLQLVRVLEKIAENGTFGISQFVLERETMSLHPTFVEYIDGARLYLETETDGKDSSSMREVKTHFCDFIRKMIKNFSLESCGTLLSRELKRNLVNLFVGWSGTAYALPFAHGHHGSSHHHGSHHGVGGGGSGGGSIGGIGSGVSGIGSGTIGASVWGSSSTTSGIGSAGNTSAGTIAAEEEKLQFSALQAMSAVLCCGPCFDPGHLAEDGAIYSWLDMLMTSKDEKIYELAKETVVLLLESNPDIGQLLEWVIDRCYTASPREADACFLALAVIFSAREYPCDHYTSVINVTLLMTGCPRVEVHSTALQLLQILDKRFFGNVGPLHNESDREPDKIGTLDAVLSGAYCRSQMYLSRQIARLRPELTMSMFSEITYRFQTARAEARALLLQCLLPWLENVELVASSVPPATPLSYIMYYPDSGTRGRREGSGSTEATEMILNNLFYITAKFADSHPYIEELWGTLCQFWPNNLKVILRYLLIISGMAPNELLANAKRVALYLARSCTNRLLDELMSELQTVETLNCLIERTETPPFYRLTSMRKASSHSDGPASGNNDPKVQDVDVEKGTIHTKRHSGEDPIKSGTCKSDSALRTFANAYRPPRGSDKIRTASGPCVLPRHEDVMMMMNEPEMNQEDNFVQIRTEQPTAPHPLPMPEYGGYFAPLTEFLPDTNIPISGFHRCNVAVMLLTDIVVDGIPGLDWTLHVPLMLHILFLGLDHTRRIVRDHCKKLLLNLLIVLAEHNDHLTVAKILLNSDTSKLRLGIVVPSLPVIDHNFTEPDQEFDSYLFGLNGGTGQQSILSPASNQPNEETPAVPMIVTEENAPPQPGPTMPTAHVIKSLIKFLSNESSQQQPLWNYEDITAKVWSIKSADQLQCFLRHIVKAFTDSYPHARIPERWAQTALQLGLSCSSRHYAGRSLQVFRSLNVPINSRMLSDILSRLIETVAEQGEDMQGYVTELLLTLEAAVDSLDSDFRPLDVMKDIFKSTPNLNNKEGVISGMYSGSKRSGDGGIAGGSPGQSLHNATSGGHTRSTSYSISYCSRKAANSPIDKQIELRNRNAALEIERNAAKFGAGQASLSRSRSAQSLKLLGDTATQDDKMTILAQLFWLAVSLLESDYEHEFLLALRLLTRVLHRLPLDRPDARDKVEKLQQQLKWSTYPGVHALLLKGCTHSGTYEASIALLSQLTPLLNLPVCDPTQSCAFPMNVIALLPYMLLHYEDANEICIRSAENIAQVASEMGLKLENLGTVMTLYSRKTFSKESFQWTKCVVKYLYDTYAHMGLHMLAFLTEVLEKGWVQVQLQVLSVIHCMLHYVDLSAVTVQPIAGDMLRIISKYLDSPNWKEALKILKFVVTRSSSLQVVPQSSEGGGGGGGGGSSFANLHGSFSDSEVFCKKELAGRTMEFSFDVSQTPLIGRKLLLKSDNETGAAIGGGAQMGGKAFNGSSNVTGSGAHYGHAGTPNSPRRSASLSPADTAPLSGWKRPWMSQGRVREGLVNLLTTCGQRVGLPKSPSDDIISSLYSKVIFSQSSDLLERQSSAASSTDETSGAQQDLSGGSKRDDGAPDFGVFKDFDFLEYESESIEGESTDNFNWGVRRRPLSEGENEPHSLSAGGARTSHSSNIDESLSEKTPIFNRRKRPNADDSSDEEVESESPLDEEPRPIFSKAAYLSGPPTSLSLRERRHRRDSVSRSDTSGSSAGDLGDITPCNASPHLPGMHPFRTGPIRDESVDVWRRNLVALLVNQPSSHAPDLLNQMFRLMKELTVRSIAISKECMRYFTGCGVQLGHRISVLSDLLVTRGDPPKIWYHQSLATTPRLFENLRYGVLEVQEHLETFFDRKETVLDSLDEVKASCKLALFTSDIDSANEGTGGSSAVVSLSTSTDPATAELLLDLGRGLYKLMFQLLLLIESDHKIAISVVQNLRQNEQMQDLSNLYMSVRGALLRCIDDAEMESLDTSTSTEGENTPTPSPGLPMNNSEFENILVELIDNQRWSAAINHVKQHKQMSNHSASNYNLPGVTTGSGGGVGGGGGSGGIVFTSGGNSNTAGVSACGGGDGLFSNLGTEFKTIDDLSLILNVYAHRLTKDRNDVFIVSRSEFELSEIYQILMENLLHVSSALSNMEISMKANTSSSSSTVTTMTTIPAVIGTGGGSGGSGSSIQPGMPGVPGNGHPTSQGNSGTGSLISSTQGASLPPPPPVLAPTNPFKDTVDIITTL is encoded by the exons AATCTCAACATACTAGTGAACCTACGAATGGGGGACTAAATCAGCAACAGAATTCCACGACCCATCATGAATCTACTGGCTCCAGCAGCGTCGGTGCTGGGGGTCCTACATCCGACAGCGTACGCAGCACCCCGAAGCTTAGCAACGAACGCGCCTCAAAGAATGGATCGCAAATGCAACTCGCCCAATTGGCACCAGCCAGCGCCAGCGGTGCAGCAGGTCTTTCCGGAGCAAACAGTTCAGCAGTAGACGACGGGGATACCATTACCGTGATCGAACGTCCGGTTAATATTGAAACTTCCGACGCATCGAAATCCCCCCTAAGCGCATCCACGACCGCCACCTCGGTGCGGCTTAGTTTGCTGCCCTGGAATAGCCACAACCGTTCAGCCATTCTGTCCGGTGCGGGCGGTGCCGGCGGAATGGCGACCACAATCGATATGATGGCCGCATCGGACGGTACGCTACGGCCGGGCGAAATCGTGATGCGTACCCTGTTCACGGACTTTACCGTGCAGGCGgagaagaaaattgagagCGTGCTGCTGGACGGTTCGGACAAAAATTTGCCAAAGCTACTGCAGCGCGGTGAAGACTATCAGTTTGATCAGCTTCTGCAGGCGCTCGGTTCGGTAGCGGAGCACTGTCTGCCGTCGCTGCTGAAGGCACTGCTCGCCTGGCACAAGCATCAAATATGCGACAAGAACATAAAGCGAGACCTGCAGACGGGGGCAAGCTCCACCACCCACCATCCGGCGAACAAATCGGGTCTGGACTTGGACTATCAACTGTTGCGCCGTGAGGCAGCGGTAGAGTTCATCTTTTGTCTCGCCCTCATCGAGATTCTGCGCCAATTTCCGTTCCACCCGGGGCACGACGACATTACGAAGCAGATCGAAAATCTTGCCTTTCGCCAGTTCAAGTACAAGGAAGGTGCGCAGACGGCACCGAACGCCAACGACTGCTACCGCATTGCCGATCTGTACGCGGAGGTGGTCGGTGTGCTTGCCCAGAGTCGATTTTCTTCCGTGCGGAAAAGATTCATGACCGAGCTGAAGGAGCTGCGCAGCAAGGAACCGAGCCCGTTCACGACGCACAGCATTATCAGCTTGCTGATGGGCATGAAGTTCTTCCGCGTGAAGATGGCCCCCATCGAGGAGTTCGAGGCATCGTTCCAGTTCATGCACGAATGCGCACAATACTTTCTAGAGGTAAAGGATAAGGACATAAAGCACGCGATGGCCGGTCTGTTTGTGGAGATTCTAGTCCCCGTAGCGGCCACGGTGAAGAACGAGGTGAACGTACCGTGCGTGAAAAACTTCATCGATCTGCTGTACTCGCAAACGCTGGACGCCTGCACCAAGTCCAAGCACAAGCTAGCGCTATTCCCGTTGGTGACCTGTTTGCTGTGCGTTTCGCAGAAATCGTTCTTTCTCAGCAACTGGCATTGCTTTCTGGCCATGTGCCTGAGCAATCTGAAAAACAAAGATCCCAAAATGAGTCGCGTTGCGCTCGAATCGTTGTACCGGTTGCTGTGGGTGTACATTATCCGCATAAAGTGTGAATCGAATTCGGCCACGCACTCGCGCCTGCAAAGCATCGTAAACTCGCTGTTTCCTCGCGGCTCTAAGGCGGTGGTGCCGCGAGACACACCGCTGAATATATTTGTGAAAATCATCCAATTTATCGCACAGGAACGGCTCGACTTTGCGATGCGCGAGATAGTGTTCGAGCTGCTGTGCGTGGGTCGTCCGATCAAGATCATTATGACGCCGGAGCGCATGAGCATCGGGCTGCGCGCGTTCATGGTAGTGGCGGACTCGCTGCAGCAGAAGGACGGTGAGCCGCCAATGCCCCGCACGGTTGGTGTGCTACCGTCCGGCAATACGCTACGCGTGAAGAAGACCTATCTGAACAAAATGCTTACCGAAGACACGGCGCGAAGCATCGGCATGTCCAACTACTTTCCGCACGTGCGGCGCGTGTTCGTTGACATCTTGCGAGCGCTCGACATCCATTGCGGGCGGCCactgatgatgacggtgatcCAGAATCAGAACAAGGAGTTTGACGAAATGCTGACCGGCGAACGGAAGCCTCGCATCGATCTGTTCCGCACGTGCATTGCGGCTGTGCCACGCCTTACGCCCGACAACATGACCGGTCACGAGCTGGTCGATATGCTGTCCCGTTTAACGATCCACATGGACGAGGAGCTACGCGGCTTGGCCCACCAGTCACTGCAAACGTTGGTGTGCGATTTTCCCGAGTGGCGCCAAGATGTGATCCAGGGATTTAGTCAGTTTTTGGCACGCGATGTAGTGGATACGTTTCCGCAGCTGTTGGACAACGGGTTGCGTATGCTGTACGCATTTTTAACCGTTTGGCGCAATTTGCTAGGCCCTGGCAGCAACagtaacagcaacaacaatacgCTCAACACGAAAGGAACCGGTGGAGCTGCTGTAGCTGCTTCGGGACAACCGGTGGGCGGTTTGGCCGGGGTGGGACGTGCAACGAATCAGCAAGATTTGGGACTGTTAAAACCAAACCTCCCACAAACAGGCGTGAACGCATCGCTCAACGCGGCTACCATAAATTCCAACTCCAGCGGTAGCTCGGGCATTTCTTCCATCACCCAAACGACGACCATTACAGCGGGAGCCATCGGGGGAGTTGGTACGAGTAGTAGCAGTGGTATGGGTGGTACTGCTGGCACTGGAGGCACGTCTGAATCGGcgacagccagcagcagccatgTACCCGGTGGAAAGAAGGGCCACGAGCTCCCGCTAGCGACGACTATGCACATGGTGGAAGGGCTAGCATTGGTGATGCTGTGCAACTGTCGTTCGCAACCACGCAAGTTTGCGGTCAGCATATTGAAGGAG GTGAAAGTATTGAAGAAACTGTTGGGCATTCCAGAAACAGAACCGGCCTTGATTGATGTCATCGATAAGTGCTGTCCCCAG GTTCTTGAGAAATGTTTGCACATGCTACCTCAGACTGATCGAACGGCAATGCTGAACGCAAACGTGATCGACCTGCAATGGATAGTGGACCGCAACAGTGGCGTGTGGACAACCGGACATGTTGAGGAATCGACCAAGGCGTCCACCTTGACCCTTTGCCTATCCCAGTCCGCCCTCGGCCAAGCGTACGATCCGtggagcgtgtgtttgttcggCTTCATGGAGCGGACGCGCGTTTTACAGCACTGCCCATCGGTAGTGGCGCAAGCCTGGCCTATATGCTATCAGCGAGTAACGAGCTTGTTCAACGTGATAGATCCAAC CCCAGTAAGTGACAATCGTGCCTCGTTACTGCGTAGCTCTGCTCCCACGAAGAAACCTCCCTCCGAGGCACAACGAGACTCGCTGGCACATCTGTGGAAGAATCAGGTAGCATTGGCAATGCGGCTTATTCCACAGATGCCTAGCGTTGCCGTGCGATGCGCTTCACCCGATCTCAGCCTAAG TCTGCATGATCAGTCGGATTCCCGCTCGTTGTCCGACTCGTTGGACAATATACCGTCATCCGTGTTTGGACCAGAAGGAATCGTGACACGCTTCACCCTACCTCTATCCTATGGTCGCAAAGATGCCAGACATAAGAGACAAGG CTCCTCTCCGGACTCGCTGTCGGCGGATCGTAGCGACAAGTCCAGCGGGACAACTGCCTCACCCGTGGCACTTTACAAGCTAGTGATACCGTTGCTACGCTGTGAAGTCGTCGATATACGAGATGCGGCCGTTAATGCACTGGGGATGATAAACCATGACGCGCTCAA GGACCTGATGGAAGAACTAGTCGTATACATCCGTGAAGCCATCGATCGCAAGCAAGAGAATATGAGGCGCCGCCGACGCCGCGATGCATTGCGGTTGCAACTGGTGCGCGTGCTTGAGAAGATTGCGGAGAATGGCACGTTCGGCATTAGCCAATTTGTGCTGGAACGCGAAACGATGTCACTGCATCCGACTTTTGTCGAGTACATCGACGGTGCCCGGCTGTACCTGGAGACGGAAACGGATGGCAAGGATAGCAGCAGCATGCGTGAGGTGAAGACGCACTTCTGCGACTTTATACGCAAGATGATAAAAAACTTTTCGCTCGAATCGTGCGGCACGCTGCTGTCCCGCGAGCTCAAACGGAACCTTGTCAATCTATTTGTCGGGTGGAGCGGTACTGCATATGCGCTTCCATTTGCCCATGGACATCATGGTTCTTCGcaccatcacggcagccatcATGGTGTTGGCGGTGGCGGTAGCGGAGGTGGCAGCATTGGCGGAATCGGCAGTGGAGTTAGTGGCATCGGAAGTGGCACTATCGGTGCGAGTGTGTGGGGCAGTTCGTCCACCACAAGCGGTATCGGTTCGGCGGGCAATACGTCCGCCGGCACTATTGCAGCGGAAGAGGAAAAATTGCAATTTAGCGCATTACAG GCAATGTCAGCTGTTCTATGCTGTGGTCCGTGTTTCGATCCTGGTCATTTGGCGGAAGATGGTGCAATTTACAGTTGGTTGGACATGCTAATGACTTCCAAAGACGAAAAG ATTTATGAGTTGGCCAAGGAGACGGTCGTATTACTGCTTGAATCCAATCCCGATATAGGACAGCTTCTCGAATGGGTCATCGATCGCTGCTATACGGCTTCTCCGCGTGAAGCAGATGCTTGTTTCTTGGCATTGGCTGTTATCTTCAGTGCAAG AGAATATCCCTGCGACCACTACACATCTGTGATCAACGTAACGCTGCTGATGACCGGCTGTCCTAGAGTGGAGGTACACTCGACGGCTCTGCAGCTATTGCAGATATTGGATAAACGTTTCTTCGGTAATGTTGGACCCTTACACAACGAGAGTGACCGAG AACCAGATAAAATTGGAACATTGGATGCGGTACTGAGCGGAGCGTACTGTCGTTCCCAGATGTATCTGTCCCGTCAGATAGCGCGCCTCCGTCCCGAACTAACCATGTCGATGTTTTCTG AGATAACGTATCGATTTCAAACAGCAAGAGCTGAGGCACGAGCATTACTATTACAGTGCTTGTTACCATGGTTGGAAAATGTGGAACTTGTGGCATCAAGCGTTCCGCCAGCAACTCCACTATCCTACATTATG TACTATCCCGATTCCGGTACTAGGGGTCGCCGTGAAGGGTCTGGCTCGACTGAGGCAACAGAAATGATTCTGAACAACCTCTTTTACATTACAGCTAAG tttgctgATTCACATCCGTACATCGAAGAGCTATGGGGTACTTTGTGTCAATTTTGGCCCAACAACCTTAAGGTCATACTGCGCTACTTGCTCATCATATCTGGAATGGCGCCAAACGAGCTGCTGGCCAAT gCGAAACGGGTTGCATTATATTTGGCGCGTTCATGCACCAACAGGCTGCTGGACGAGCTGATGAGCGAACTGCAAACGGTGGAAACCCTGAACTGTTTAATTGAGCGCACGGAAACGCCTCCGTTTTACCGCTTAACGAGCATGAGAAAAGCATCCAGCCACTCAGATG GTCCTGCATCCGGCAACAATGATCCGAAGGTGCAGGATGTGGACGTGGAAAAGGGAACTATCCACACGAAGCGTCACAGCGGAGAAGATCCAATAAAATCAGG CACGTGCAAATCGGACAGTGCACTGCGGACGTTCGCCAACGCTTACCGTCCGCCCCGTGGCAGCGATAAGATACGCACTGCATCCGGACCGTGCGTGCTGCCCCGGCACGAGGacgtaatgatgatgatgaacgaaCCGGAAATGAACCAGGAGGATAATTTCGTGCAAATACGCACCGAACAACCGACCGCGCCCCATCCGCTTCCGATGCCCGAGTACGGCGGATACTTTGCCCCGCTTACCGAGTTTTTGCCGGACACGAACATTCCCATCAGCGGTTTCCATCGATGCAATGTGGCGGTCATGCTGTTGACGGATATCGTTGTCGACGGCATTCCCGGCCTGGACTGGACGCTGCACGTTCCGCTGATGCTGCACATTCTGTTTCTCGGGCTGGATCATACGCGCCGAATCGTGCGGGATCATTGCAAGAAACTGTTGTTGAACTTGCTG ATTGTGCTGGCAGAGCATAACGACCATCTGACGGTGGCAAAGATACTGTTGAACAGTGATACATCCAAGCTGCGGTTGGGTATCGTTGTACCGTCGCTTCCTGTAATCGATCACAACTTCACCGAACCCGACCAAGAGTTTGACAGCTATTTGTTCGGATTAAATGGTGGAACTGGGCAGCAGTCGATTCTATCGCCCGcctccaaccaaccaaacgagGAAACGCCCGCTGTGCCGATGATCGTGACGGAGGAGAATGCGCCACCCCAGCCGGGACCCACCATGCCCACGGCGCACGTCATCAAGAGTTTGATCAAGTTCCTGTCGAATGAGAGCAGCCAACAGCAGCCGCTGTGGAACTACGAGGACATAACGGCGAAAGTTTGGAGCATAAAGTCGGCGGATCAGTTGCAGTGCTTCCTGCGACATATCGTGAAGGCGTTCACGGACAGCTATCCCCACGCCCGAATCCCGGAGCGCTGGGCACAGACCGCACTGCAGCTTGGGCTTAGCTGCTCGTCGCGCCACTATGCTGGGCGCAGTCTGCAAGTGTTCCGCTCGCTTAATGTACCAATCAATTCGCGCATGCTGTCTGACATTCTGTCGCGGTTGATCGAAACCGTAGCCGAGCAGGGTGAAGACATGCAGGGCTACGTAACGGAGCTGCTGCTAACGCTGGAAGCTGCCGTTGACAGCCTCGATTCCGACTTCCGGCCATTGGATGTGATGAAGGACATCTTCAAAAGCACACCGAATCTGAACAATAAGGAAGGCGTGATATCGGGCATGTACAGTGGCAGCAAGCGCTCTGGTGACGGTGGCATCGCTGGTGGATCACCTGGACAAAGTTTGCACAATGCGACGAGTGGCGGCCACACGCGCAGCACCAGCTACTCCATCTCGTACTGTTCGCGAAAGGCAGCGAACTCTCCGATCGACAAGCAGATTGAGTTGCGGAATAGAAATGCAGCGCTCGAAATTGAACGGAACGCGGCCAAGTTCGGAGCTGGACAAGCGTCCCTGTCGCGGTCGCGCAGTGCTCAAAGTCTTAAGCTGCTGGGCGATACGGCCACGCAGGATGATAAGATGACGATATTGGCCCAGCTGTTTTGGTTGGCCGTGTCGCTGCTGGAGAGTGATTATGAGCACGAATTTCTGCTAGCGCTACGGTTGCTGACGCGCGTTCTGCATCGGTTGCCACTGGATAGACCCGACGCCCGGGACAAGGTTGAAAAGCTTCAGCAGCAACTGAAGTGGTCGACGTATCCGGGGGTGCACGCACTACTGCTGAAAGGCTGCACACATTCCGGTACGTACGAGGCCTCGATAGCGCTGCTTTCGCAGCTGACGCCCCTGCTAAATCTGCCCGTGTGTGACCCGACGCAAAGCTGTGCCTTCCCAATGAACGTGATTGCGCTGCTGCCGTACATGCTGCTACACTACGAAGATGCTAACGAGATTTGCATCCGGAGCGCGGAAAACATTGCCCAGGTCGCGTCCGAAATGGGGCTAAAGCTGGAGAATCTGGGCACCGTCATGACGCTGTACAGCAGAAAGACGTTCAGCAAGGAGTCGTTCCAGTGGACCAAGTGTGTGGTGAAGTATCTGTACGATACGTACGCCCACATGGGTCTGCACATGCTGGCGTTCCTAACGGAGGTGCTGGAGAAGGGTTGGGTGCAGGTGCAGCTGCAGGTGCTGAGTGTGATTCACTGCATGCTGCACTATGTGGATCTGTCCGCCGTCACTGTGCAACCGATCGCTGGCGATATGCTGAGGATTATATCAAAGTATTTGGAT AGCCCCAATTGGAAGGAAGCGCTGAAGATACTGAAGTTCGTGGTGACGCGCAGCTCAAGCCTGCAAGTTGTTCCGCAATCGTccgaaggtggtggtggtggtggtggtggtggttcatcGTTTGCAAATCTGCACGGCAGTTTTAGCGATTCGGAGGTATTCTGTAAGAAGGAGCTGGCCGGGCGCACAATGGAATTTTCGTTCGATGTGTCGCAAACACCTCTGATAGGGCGTAAGTTGCTGCTCAAATCCGATAACGAAACAGGCGCTGCTATTGGCGGTGGTGCCCAGATGGGTGGTAAAGCTTTCAATGGCTCGAGCAATGTGACCGGATCTGGTGCGCACTATGGGCATGCTGGAACACCGAACTCGCCACGCCGAAGTGCCAGTCTATCGCCGGCAGATACTGCACCACTAAGCGGCTGGAAACGGCCATGGATGTCACAG GGACGTGTACGCGAGGGTTTGGTAAATCTGCTGACAACTTGCGGCCAGCGCGTCGGTCTGCCCAAGAGTCCTTCG GATGATATCATAAGCTCATTGTACTCCAAG GTTATTTTCAGTCAATCGTCCGATCTGCTCGAACGCCAATCGTCCGCTGCATCCAGTACGGACGAAACGTCGGGCGCCCAGCAGGACTTGAGCGGTGGTTCGAAACGCGACGACGGTGCACCGGACTTTGGTGTGTTCAAGGACTTTGACTTCCTGGAGTACGAGAGCGAAAGCATCGAAGGCGAATCGACGGACAACTTCAACTGGGGCGTGCGTCGTCGTCCACTGTCCGAGGGTGAAAACGAGCCCCATTCACTGTCCGCCGGCGGTGCACGGACATCGCACTCGTCGAACATTGACGAGAGCCTGAGCGAGAAAACGCCCATATTTAACCGCAGAAAGCGGCCCAATGCGGACGACTCGTCGGACGAGGAGGTGGAATCGGAATCACCGCTGGACGAAGAACCACGGCCAATCTTCTCCAAAGCCGCCTACCTGAGCGGACCGCCGACGAGCTTGAGCTTGCGAGAAAGACGCCACCGGCGAGATTCAGTGTCACGTAGCGACACGAGTGGATCTAGCGCCGGTGATCTCGGCGACATCACACCGTGCAATGCGTCTCCCCATCTGCCCGGAATGCATCCATTCCGCACCGGTCCGATACGGGATGAGAGTGTCGATGTGTGGCGACGCAACCTGGTGGCACTCCTCGTAAACCAACCGTCGTCGCATGCACCCGACTTGCTTAATCAAATGTTCCGACTGATGAAGGAACTGACGGTGCGTTCTATCGCGATTTCGAAGGAGTGTATGCGATACTTCACTGGCTGTGGAGTACAGCTAGGGCATCGTATTTCGGTACTGTCGGACCTGCTGGTCACGCGCGGCGATCCACCGAAAATCTGGTACCATCAAAGCCTGGCGACGACACCCCGGCTCTTTGAGAACCTGCGGTACGGTGTGCTGGAGGTACAGGAGCATCTCGAGACGTTTTTCGATCGAAAGGAAACCGTGCTGGATAGTCTGGACGAGGTGAAAGCGTCCTGCAAGTTGGCGCTCTTCACGTCGGACATCGATTCAGCAAACGAAGGGACCGGAGGCTCGAGCGCAGTCGTGTCCCTTTCCACCTCAACGGATCCTGCTACGgccgagctgctgctggacctGGGACGTGGGCTGTACAAGCTGATGTttcagttgctgctgctaattGAGTCTGACCATAAAATAGCCATTAGCGTAGTGCAGAATCTGCGACAGAACGAACAAATGCAAGACCTTTCCAACCTGTACATGTCCGTCCGGGGCGCCCTGCTGCGCTGCATTGACGATGCGGAGATGGAATCGTTGGACACGTCGACGTCAACCGAAGGCGAAAACACACCGACCCCATCGCCGGGCCTACCGATGAACAACAGCGAGTTCGAGAACATACTGGTCGAGCTGATCGACAACCAGCG GTGGTCGGCGGCAATAAATCACGTTAAACAGCACAAACAAATGTCTAACCACTCTGCATCGAATTACAATCTTCCCGGTGTTACGACGggcagtggtggtggcgtcggcggcggcggtggcagtgGCGGTATCGTGTTCACCTCGGGCGGCAATAGCAATACCGCCGGCGTGTCTGCCTGCGGTGGAGGTGACGGCCTGTTCAGCAATCTTGGCACGGAATTTAAAACCATCGATGATTTATCGCTCATATTGAACGTTTACGCCCACCGGCTCACGAAGGATAGAAACG ATGTGTTCATCGTGTCGCGTTCGGAGTTTGAGCTGAGCGAAATCTATCAAATTCTCATGGAAAACCTGCTGCACGTTTCGTCTGCCCTGTCCAACATGGAAATCAGCATGAAAGCCAACACAAGCTCCAGCTCCTCCACGGTGACAACGATGACGACAATCCCCGCCGTAATCGGCACCGGTGGCGGCAGCGGTGGATCAGGGTCCAGCATCCAGCCGGGAATGCCGGGCGTGCCCGGCAATGGGCACCCGACATCTCAGGGCAACTCAGGTACGGGGTCGTTGATCAGCTCGACGCAAGGCGCAAGCCTACCTCCGCCACCGCCCGTACTGGCCCCAACAAACCCATTCAAAGATACCGTTGACATCATCACGACACTGTAA